The Juglans microcarpa x Juglans regia isolate MS1-56 chromosome 8S, Jm3101_v1.0, whole genome shotgun sequence genome has a window encoding:
- the LOC121244315 gene encoding uncharacterized protein LOC121244315, translated as MGSRVDYDAPRQGCTRMLYNADGSILFSCGTSKDADSFLVEWNETEGAIKRTYSGFRKISVVKYIPYEKYFFAHYLFDILPLKVVFEHFDRGKEGNLVERDCDGQGSVWWNEFSFHFLNHSRPHLVKFIDSDELMIFVHDAGGILPTINHSPWDGLTLADFVIPFFLFIVGISLALIDKNLLCRAVATRKTIPRALKLLMLGLFLQDGFFHGLNDLTYGVDIEHMRWMGILQRIAIAYLLASLCEIWLRGDVYCSNSHNRVLPSSSDGQVSLQRISVLIVYFVFVSPPSAEMGIAILPSQNCFQGRFRHEALTLTPFKPRRYSNPDSPQSRRQKRSPDRNRRDGSVAARFVAKNLVMGQVKILKRGETLSQTKSYDNRKPRAKKENDFNLVLRSTGRLGPAPLTVQKYIRVSELKVVNEIYAGSAFVASPPPSCLPVPCFLGRNNGSATSDLRRLLRLDSV; from the exons ATGGGCTCTAGGGTTGACTATGATGCACCTAGACAGGGGTGCACTAGAATGCTCTACAATGCTGATGGAAGCATACTATTCTCTTGTGGAACAAGTAAAGATGCTGACTCTTTCCTAGTTGAATGGAATGAAACTGAAGGAGCAATAAAGAGGACATATTCTGGATTTAGAAAGATATCTGTTGTTAAATACATTccttatgagaaatatttttttgctcACTATCTGTTTGACATATTACCACTTAAAGTGGTTTTTGAGCATTTTGATAGAGGAAAGGAAGGAAACCTTGTGGAAAGAGATTGTGATGGCCAAGGTTCTGTCTGGTGGAATGAGTTTAGTTTTCATTTCCTAAATCATAGTCGACCACATTTGGTGAAATTTATTGACTCTGATGAGCTAATGATATTCGTGCATGATGCTGGTGGAATCCTACCTACAATTAACCATTCGCCTTGGGATGGTTTAACACTTGCAGATTTTGTCATaccattttttctctttattgttgGTATTTCACTTGCACTTATCGACAAGAATTTGTTATGCAGAGCTGTTGCAACTAGAAAAACAATACCACGGGCTCTAAAGCTTTTAATGTTAGGTCTGTTTCTTCAAGATGGCTTCTTCCATGGCCTTAATGATTTAACTTATGGGGTGGATATTGAACATATGAGATGGATGGGTATACTACAGAGAATTGCAATAGCATATCTACTAGCATCATTGTGTGAGATTTGGCTGAGGGGTGATGTATATTGTAGCAATAGCCATAATAGGGTGCTCCCTTCTAGTTCTGATGGTCAG GTCTCCCTACAGAGAATATCGGTTCTTATCGTCTATTTCGTGTTCGTTTCCCCTCCCTCGGCGGAAATGGGCATTGCAATTCTTCCCTCCCAGAACTGCTTTCAAGGCCGGTTTCGGCACGAAGCCCTGACCCTAACTCCTTTCAAACCTCGCCGATACTCTAACCCCGACAGCCCTCAGTCCCGCCGGCAGAAGCGAAGTCCTGATCGTAATCGGAGAGATGGATCCGTGGCGGCAAGGTTTGTCGCCAAGAACCTGGTCATGGGGCAGGTCAAGATCCTTAAGCGCGGAGAGACGTTGAGCCAGACGAAGAGTTACGATAATCGGAAGCCGAGGGCgaagaaggaaaatgattttaatttggtgttGCGATCCACTGGCCGGCTTGGTCCGGCCCCGCTGACGGTCCAGAAGTATATTAGGGTATCGGAGTTAAAGGTCGTCAATGAAATATATGCCGGATCGGCCTTCGTCGCGTCGCCTCCTCCAAGTTGCCTACCTGTCCCGTGCTTCTTGGGTAGAAACAACGGATCGGCCACGAGCGATTTGCGTCGATTGTTGCGCCTCGATTCGGTCTGA
- the LOC121244535 gene encoding sugar carrier protein A yields MAGGSFGPAGVAKERAEQYQGRVTVYVIIACTVAAVGGSIFGYDIGISGGVTSMDAFLEKFFHTVYIKKRHAHESNYCKYNNQGLSAFTSSLYLAGLVSTLVASPVTRKYGRRASIVCGGISFLVGATLNAAAANMAMLLLGRIMLGVGIGFGNQAVPLYLSEMAPTHLRGGLNMLFQLATTLGIFTANMINYGTQKLQPWGWRLSLGLAAFPALLMTVGGLLLPETPNCLIEQGRKEKGRKVLEKIRGTKNVDAEFEDMVDASELSNSIKHPFRNILEKKNRPQLVMAFFMPTFQILTGINSILFYAPVLFQSMGFGGNAALYSSALTGAVLASSTLISIATVDRLGRRPLLISGGIQMVTCQVIVAIILGVKFGNNQELSKGFSILVVFFFCLFVLAFGWSWGPLGWTVPSEIFPLEIRSAGQSITVAVNLLFTFIIAQSFLSLLCALKFGIFLFFAAWITIMTIFVYIFLPETKGVPIEEMIFLWRKHWFWKRIVPGEVEGVEINE; encoded by the exons ATGGCGGGTGGATCTTTTGGTCCGGCTGGTGTGGCCAAAGAGAGAGCTGAACAGTACCAAGGAAGGGTCACTGTTTATGTGATCATTGCCTGCACCGTCGCTGCTGTTGGTGGCTCAATTTTCGGCTATGATATTGGAATTTCAG GGGGAGTGACATCAATGGATGCATTTCTTGAAAAGTTCTTCCATACCGTTTATATAAAGAAAAGGCATGCGCATGAAAGCAACTACTGCAAGTACAACAACCAAGGGCTTTCAGCGTTTACATCTTCTTTGTATCTTGCTGGTTTGGTTTCAACTCTGGTGGCTTCTCCTGTTACAAGAAAGTATGGACGTCGGGCGAGTATAGTCTGTGGTGGGATCAGTTTTCTTGTTGGAGCTACCCTAAATGCAGCTGCCGCAAATATGGCAATGCTTCTTTTGGGTCGAATCATGCTTGGTGTTGGCATTGGATTTGGAAACCAG GCAGTTCCACTATATTTATCAGAGATGGCACCGACACATCTTCGAGGAGGCCTGAACATGTTGTTTCAGTTGGCAACTACACTTGGGATTTTTACAGCAAACATGATCAATTATGGAACACAAAAGCTTCAACCTTGGGGATGGAGGCTCTCTCTTGGCTTGGCTGCTTTTCCAGCTCTTTTAATGACGGTGGGAGGACTACTTCTTCCTGAGACACCTAACTGCTTAATCGAGCAAGGACGAAAAGAAAAAGGCAGAAAAgttcttgaaaaaattagagGAACCAAAAATGTGGATGCAGAGTTTGAAGACATGGTTGATGCAAGTGAGCTTtcaaactctataaaacatCCCTTTCGTAACATCCTTGAGAAAAAGAACAGACCACAATTAGTAATGGCATTCTTCATGCCGACATTCCAGATCCTCACGGGCATAAATTCAATTCTCTTCTATGCTCCGGTGCTATTCCAGAGTATGGGGTTTGGTGGCAATGCTGCTCTCTACTCCTCAGCTTTGACTGGGGCAGTTCTTGCTTCATCTACACTGATTTCTATTGCAACAGTAGATAGATTGGGTCGAAGGCCCTTGCTTATAAGTGGAGGAATCCAAATGGTTACATGCCAG GTCATAGTAGCCATAATCTTGGGGGTGAAGTTCGGAAACAATCAAGAACTGTCAAAAGGTTTCTCAATACTGGTGGTGTTCTTCTTTTGCCTCTTTGTCCTAGCTTTTGGATGGTCATGGGGTCCTCTTGGCTGGACAGTGCCAAGTGAGATATTCCCTCTAGAAATTCGATCAGCTGGACAAAGCATCACAGTTGCTGTAAATCTTCTATTCACGTTCATAATAGCCCAGTCTTTCCTTTCCCTTCTTTGTGCACTCAAGTTTGgtatcttcctcttctttgcTGCCTGGATTACCATCATGACCATATTTGTTTACATCTTCCTACCCGAAACCAAAGGAGTTCCCATTGAAGAGATGATATTCCTGTGGAGAAAGCACTGGTTCTGGAAGAGGATAGTGCCTGGAGAGGTGGAAGGTGTGGAAATCAATGAATGA
- the LOC121244534 gene encoding LOW QUALITY PROTEIN: adenylate kinase 5, chloroplastic (The sequence of the model RefSeq protein was modified relative to this genomic sequence to represent the inferred CDS: inserted 1 base in 1 codon) → MFPTSTFSSLHSTNVTPTPSLSSLSTSSLSSSSSSPSSSLSLLQSSCIPRRHLRSFCAFRDTQLRIDPKSKGLKVTCSVGSEPLKVMISGAPASGKGTQCELIVQKFGLVHISTGDLLRAEVSSGTEIGNKAKEFMNAGRLVPDEIVTAMVMTRLSRQDAKEKGWLLDGYPRSFSQAQSLEELKIRPDVYIVLDVPDEILINRCIGRRLDPVTGKIYHLKNFPPETEEIKSRLVTRRDDTEEKVKSRLEIYKKNAEAISSTYLNIVNKINGNRPKEEIFKEIESLLLQVQKDRVKMTNPGNILPEIKNLKNQVYGGQDNWRGIPTKLNNIPHSREIRKYFYTDVLEATQRAINDGRTRLKVEINIPELNPEMDVYRIGTLMELVRVLALSFADDGKHVKVCVQGSXGEGALVGMPLQLAGTRQILEFMDWGDYGAMGNFIKIGSVGSKEVDEQDDIFVIVAPQNAVGNCIIDDLKAMTDAAGNRPVILVNPRLKDLPGSSGIMQTMGRDKRLEYAASFENCYFFRLLYYAGTQYPIMGALRMSFPYRYELYKRVDEPSGKEKYVILSTFPERPDTDEVNDAFLGKPRNKTKEASGIWGFLSGIF, encoded by the exons ATGTTTCCCACCTCTACATTCTCTTCTCTTCACTCCACCAACGTAACTCCGactccctctctctcgtctctctcaacctcctccctttcttcttcttcttcttctccttctagctctctttctcttctaCAATCTTCTTGTATTCCACGTCGTCATCTCCGCTCGTTCTGCGCCTTCCGAGACACCCAGTTGAGGATAGACCCGAAATCCAAA GGACTGAAGGTGACTTGTTCCGTGGGCAGCGAGCCTTTGAAGGTGATGATATCGGGTGCACCGGCATCGGGCAAAGGAACTCAGTGTGAGTTGATTGTCCAGAAG TTTGGATTGGTGCACATATCAACTGGGGATCTTTTAAGAGCTGAAGTATCGTCTGGGACTGAAATTGGGAATAAAGCAAAAGAATTCATGAATGCTGGCCGTTTAGTTCCAGATGAAATTGTGACGGCT ATGGTCATGACACGATTATCGCGTCAAGACGCAAAAGAAAAAGGGTGGCTTCTCGATGGGTATCCAAGGAGTTTTTCACAAGCACAAAGTCTGGAAGAACTGAAAATCAGGCCAGATGTTTATATCGTATTAGAT GTTCCTGATGAAATTCTGATCAACAGATGCATTGGTAGAAGGCTAGACCCTGTAACAGGGAAGATTTATCATCTAAAAAACTTCCCTCCAGAGACTGAGGAAATTAAATCTAGACTTGTTACTCGTCGTGACGATACTGAGGAAAAA gtgAAGTCACGTCTagaaatatacaagaaaaatgcAGAAGCAATCTCATCCACGTACTTGAACATAGTGAACAAG ATTAATGGAAACCGTCCAAAAGAAgaaattttcaaagaaatagAATCTTTGCTTTTGCAAGTGCAGAAAGATAGAGTAAAGATGACAAATCCAG GGAATATACTACCTGAAATTAAGAACCTGAAGAATCAGGTATATGGAGGCCAG GATAACTGGAGAGGAATTCCTACTAAATTGAATAACATTCCTCACTCAAGGGAAATTAGGAAATATTTCTATACCGATGTGCTAGAAGCAACCCAAAGAGCTATTAATGATGGAAGAACTCGACTAAAG GTGGAGATCAATATTCCAGAGCTGAACCCAGAAATG GATGTTTATCGAATCGGTACTTTGATGGAACTTGTTCGAGTTCTTGCCCTTTCGTTTGCTGATGATGGAAAACATGTCAAG GTTTGTGTGCAAGGAT ATGGGGAAGGTGCACTAGTTGGAATGCCATTGCAGCTTGCTGGTACTCGACAGATCCTAGAGTTTATGGATTGGGGTGATTATGGTGCTATGGGGAACTTTATCAAGATTGGTTCTGTAG GGTCCAAAGAGGTTGATGAGCAAGATGACATTTTTGTCATAGTGGCTCCTCAGAATGCTGTTggcaattgtattattgac GACCTAAAAGCTATGACTGATGCTGCTGGGAACCGGCCAGTTATTCTTGTCAATCCTAGGCTCAAG GATTTACCTGGTTCCAGTGGTATTATGCAA ACAATGGGCCGGGACAAGAGATTGGAGTATGCTGCATCATTCGAGAATTGCTATTTCTTTCGGCTTCTCTATTATGCAGGAACCCAGTATCCAATTATGGGTGCTCTTAG GATGTCTTTCCCATATCGTTATGAATTGTATAAGAGGGTTGATGAACCATCTGGGAAGGAGAAGTATGTCATCTTGTCTACATTTCCTGAAAGGCCAGACACTGATGAAGTTAATGATGCCTTCCTGGGAAAACCAAG aaacaaaaccaAGGAAGCCTCAGGAATTTG GGGCTTCTTGAGTGGTATATTTTGA
- the LOC121244313 gene encoding uncharacterized protein LOC121244313 yields MSNNQEEDTTEEFRQPPVPNLQMQAMLGEMRRMLRAELEPIHERLDRVEVETPRGQQHDIHNRQHGGRGPWRNVDGEAESQEFDEQYLNRGRIERGYRNREARMGRPRRDNDFGNIKIKIPSFQGKNDPEVYLEWETKMEMVFDCHNYSEIKKVKLAAIEFTDYVIVWWDQLLINRRRNREPPVDTWEEMKMLIRKRFVPSHYYRGLYQKLQRLIQGSKSVDEYYKEMEIAMIRANVEEDWEATMARFLHCLNREIADIVEMQHYVELTDMVHQAIKVEEKFKRKGLARRGLPMATTSSWKTTPKRDEQQQNKPKFESSKNANLKTATTSGTIETSSSKTRDIKCFKCQGRRHIASQCVNKRVMVINAQGELESENEEEIDNDDMPSMEDADDEQNAVVGDLLVARRVLNVQVKEEESNQRENLFHTRCFVNNKVCSVIIDGGSCTNVASTYLVEKLALTTLKHPQPYRLQWLNECGEIKVTRQVLVALSIGKYEDEVLCDVVPMHACHLLLGRPWQYDLRVTHDGFINKYSFTLNRQPITLVPLTPKQEFEDVFPEEVPYGLPPIRGIEHQIDFIPGASIPNRPAYRSNPEETKELQMQVSELLEKGFVRESMSLCAVPVLLVPKKDVTWRMCVDCRAINNITVKYRHPIPRLDNMLDELHGSCVFTKIDLKSGYHQIRMKECDE; encoded by the exons ATGTCTAATAATCAAGAAGAAGACACAACCGAAGAATTTCGACAACCTCCAGTTCCAAACCTCCAAATGCAAGCGATGTTAGGGGAGATGAGGCGTATGTTGAGGGCTGAATTAGAACCTATTCACGAAAGGTTGGACAGGGTAGAAGTGGAAACTCCTAGGGGCCAGCAACATGACATCCACAATAGGCAGCATGGTGGGCGTGGTCCGTGGCGGAATGTTGATGGAGAGGCGGAGTCGCAGGAGTTTGATGAGCAATATTTGAACCGAGGTAGGATTGAGCGTGGGTATAGAAATAGAGAAGCTAGGATGGGTAGGCCTAGGAGGGATAACGATTTTGGaaatataaagattaaaatCCCATCTTTTCAAGGTAAAAATGATCCTGAAGTTTATTTGGAGTGGGAAACTAAAATGGAGATGGTTTTTGATTGTCACAACTACTCAGAGATAAAGAAGGTTAAGTTGGCTGCAATTGAATTTACCGATTATGTCATTGTGTGGTGGGATCAATTACTGattaataggaggaggaatagaGAGCCACCCGTGGACACTtgggaggaaatgaaaatgCTTATAAGGAAGCGTTTTGTACCCAGCCACTATTATAGGGGATTGTATCAAAAATTACAGAGGTTAATTCAAGGATCTAAGAGTGTGGATGAGTATTACAAGGAGATGGAGATAGCTATGATCCGGGCTAATGTAGAAGAGGACTGGGAAGCCACCATGGCTAGGTTTTTGCACTGTTTAAATCGTGAGATTGCGGATATAGTCGAGATGCAGCACTATGTTGAGTTGACGGATATGGTGCATCAAGCCATAAAGGTGGAGGAAAAATTCAAACGAAAGGGATTGGCTAGGAGGGGACTGCCTATGGCTACAACCAGCTCGTGGAAGACAACTCCAAAAAGGGACGAGCAGCAACAAAATAAGCCAAAATTTGAATCCTCTAAGAATGCCAACTTAAAGACCGCCACTACTTCAGGTACAATCGAGACTTCAAGTTCTAAAACACGTGATATTAAGTGTTTTAAATGTCAGGGGCGCAGACATATAGCCAGCCAGTGTGTAAACAAGAGAGTGATGGTGATAAATGCCCAAGGAGAGCTTGAGTcagaaaatgaggaagaaatagATAATGATGATATGCCATCTATGGAGGATGCTGACGATGAGCAAAATGCTGTGGTTGGAGATTTATTGGTTGCAAGGCGAGTTCTCAATGTGCAGGTTAAGGAGGAAGAAAGTAACCAAAGGGAGAACTTGTTTCATACTCGGTGCTTTGTAAATAACAAAGTTTGCAGTGTCATTATCGATGGTGGGAGTTGCACAAATGTAGCCAGCACTTATTTGGTGGAGAAATTGGCTTTAACTACCTTGAAACATCCTCAACCTTACCGGCTTCAGTGGTTGAATGAATGTGGGGAAATCAAGGTGACAAGACAAGTGTTGGTGGCATTATCCATTGGCAAATatgaggatgaggtgctttgtgatgtggTTCCTATGCACGCATGCCATTTACTGTTGGGAAGACCATGGCAGTATGATCTGAGGGTTACGCATGATGGATTCATAAATAAGTATTCCTTCACTCTTAATAGGCAACCTATTACTCTTGTGCCATTAACTCCAAAACAG GAGTTTGAAGATGTTTTTCCTGAAGAGGTACCTTATGGTTTACCTCCAATCCGAGGGATTGAACATCAAATTGATTTCATACCTGGTGCATCAATTCCAAACCGACCTGCTTATAGGAGTAATCCCGAGGAGACCAAGGAACTTCAGATGCAAGTAAGTGAATTATTGGAAAAGGGATTTGTCCGTGAAAGTATGAGTCTTTGTGCGGTTCCGGTGCTGTTAGTTCCTAAGAAGGATGTaacatggaggatgtgtgttgacTGCCGAGCCATCAACAACATAACGGTAAAGTATcgtcatcccattcctagacTAGATAATATGCTGGATGAATTGCATGGTTCTTGTGTCTTtacaaaaattgatcttaagaGTGGATATCATCAGATTAGGATGAAAGAATGTGATGAAtag